The following is a genomic window from Desulforhopalus sp..
GGCAAACAGCGTCAGCCGCAGCTCGTGCCAGGGCCCGGCGAGGGGCTTCTCCGAGAACCATGCCGAAGCCTTCATAGCCGCGAAATATAACGCGAGCCTCAGTTACCAGGATCTCACCCGGGTAAAAGGCGGTTGCAAAGCTGTCATGAACCGCCAGCATCATAAGCCCGGTGTGTGGGGGAGTGCTGATCGTCAGATCGACATCGGCAAAGAGCTGCAGCAGCTGTTCAACCTTTTCTTCCTCCATGGTGTCGATCACCGCCGTTAAATCAGTATTTATCATA
Proteins encoded in this region:
- a CDS encoding phosphonate C-P lyase system protein PhnG, which translates into the protein MINTDLTAVIDTMEEEKVEQLLQLFADVDLTISTPPHTGLMMLAVHDSFATAFYPGEILVTEARVIFRGYEGFGMVLGEAPRRALARAAADAVCHAPESTLIQNSVRTFLAKEAGLQKTRQLENAALVAATKVQFDLMPGA